CGGGCTCCGCAGCCGGACCCCTTAACTCCCCTCCCTAGAGCACCGGGGGGTGCAAAGCCCGTGAGACTTCCCGTCCGGTCGGAACCCGGTTAGTGCGGGGTCGGCTCGTTCCTCCGATTCCAGCCTCGCACACGGTGCTTGGCAGGACCTGGCACCCcctgtctgtgtgtgtcccccccgtCCCGTGCTGTGACACCGGGCGGGACACGCCGGGCTGGTCTCGCGGCTCCTGCGGGCACGTCGGGCTGTGTCCTtgccaggctggggacagaTAAAAGGTGACACACGGGGACGCGGGGCCGGGAAGGTGCCGGGGTGTTGGAGAGGGGTGTTAGAGAggtctccccccccccccccctccccgcttcTTCCCAAGGTGTCGGatgcttttgttgtttcttgACACCCCGAAGTAAATCCGCGCTGGCATCCCTGGGGGGCTCTGCTGCGCATTCGAGGGGGGTCCCGCCATACACCCCCCTACTTCCCCTTAAATAACTTCATATTCTCGCAAAGCTCAGCCCCACCACGGCCGGGAGTGTTAAACTcaccccctcctcccagctcttgtccccccctccccacccctctgCCCTCAACATCCCCCCACCCCGGGAAATCCCGCTCCAAGCAGATCTATTCCCGTTgcccaaacccacctggatttTTAAGCCCGACTTCCCCAGGTCggggtggggaaactgaggcacggccGGCCCCGCGCCGCTCACCCCCAGCCCTTTTCTTGTAAACACGGCTCTTTTTTGTAACCCGAGCCTCTccaccactttttttttggtgtgaaaAGCGCCTTATCGGCGCTTTCCATCTCCGGGTGCCTTTTCTGGCTGCCTTTTGCCGAATTACTCACCGTGCGCCGCGCGGGGgtccctccagccccctcagtttttgtttcttttcttggttttgttattttcttcttcttctttttttcttaatcctttCTGAAGTCACGGTCGTTCCCCTTTGTGGTTCCTGGGCAGCAACCTGGGGCAAAACCGGGAGTTAAATCAGAGGGAAAGCCCCCGAAGGTGGGGAGGGTGAGGGGGGTTGATGGGGAATAGGGGGTGCTGGAAAGCCACGGGGTCCATCCCCAGGATAACACCCCTGACATCCAGGGGTGATGTGGTGCCAAAATCCGGGGGGGCTGTTGCGTACAGGAGGGTCGCAGCCCCTCCATCcaaccccccccctcctctcaCTTCTAGCACCGTTTAGGTGCaattttgtgggttttaatGAAACTTGCACCCACGGGTGCCCGGGGCTGCCGCCGTGCTCACCGCCTCCTTTGCCAGCGATGCTTTGGGGGTCCCGGCTAGGGGAGGGGGATGGCATCCCCTGGCTGGGGACGAGGAGGGGACACGGTGTCGGTGGTGCTGGCAGGGCCGTGGGGACCCGGGCGGTCCCGCAGGGTGCGGCGGGGCCCTGGGCGGCCGCGGCTGGTTTGTTCTCACGCTTATCAGCAGTTGCGGATCAAAAAACCTCACGGTTTGCCCCGAAACGGAGCTTTTTTTCGAGGGACGGGATGAGGGGGGGTGGAGTGAGGGGGTAGCCGATCTAAGAAGCGGCCGCAGAGTCGGCACCGGGGTCCCGGGCTGAGAGTTGGGTGCCCACAATGCGCCgcagaggggaaactgaggcaggagagGTGGGAGCGGGGGACGGGGGCGCTCGGGGATGTCCCTAGGTGCTTGTGTCCTTGGTGCCACCCTGGGGACCCTGGGGGTGTTACTTGAGACCCGGCtggggaaacatttttttttctttctctttccctttgatttttcgtctttattttcttcctttcttctttgatttctctctctcttttcttctgttctttttctactcgcttcttttatttttctctctcttttctccttttccttttctattttattcttctctttgtcTATGATCTTctctttttatctctttttcttttctttttctttgcattttcttcgttttctctcttttcttgttctcacttctctttcctctctctgttttctctcttttttctctctcttttctttctctattttctttctctcccttttctttctctcttttcttcctctctcttctttctctctcttttctcttcttctcccttttctttttttcctttcattttcttcccccaccaccttatttatcttttctttttaatttatcttttctttccatttatttttctgttttcttcttggcttatttcttggcttttccttctttgcttttccctcttctctttttttttttttttttcctttttccttctcctctctcccacccCCACACCCCcggaggagctggcaggggggctggcagggccagACCTGTCGCCTGCTGTTACGAGCGGCATCTCCCGGGTCCCCGGGGTGTCACAACAGCTCAGCTGAACTCCCGGCACGGGAGGACTCGCCGAACCCCCCAACCCCGCGGGGCCCTCGGAGACGGTTTCTCCCTTCGCCTCAGCGCCGAGAATACGCTTTGGAAAAGTGACACCCAAGTTGGGGAAGAATTGATGACTTTGTCAGGGCCTCCGAGAGCTGCGAGGCCGGAGGGtggggacacagacacacacacacaacccacCGCACCCACCTCCCTCCCGCTCCCGTCgggccgggcagccccggggcggccgcgggggcgATGCTGAGCTGCGCCGCTTGTCCCTTGGGAGTTCAACGCCTAAAGTTGGGGTGGTTTGGAGcaccccgcagcccccagcGGGGGGGTTGGGAGGGGGGCTGTTTTTTGTCCTCGGTGACACTTTGTCCCCTCCGCAGGGTGAACCTGGCGCTGGCCTACACGGAGCTGACGGAGGAGCTGTGCCGGCTGCGGaacctcagctccctgcagagccagatCCTCCGTGCCCTCCTGCAGGAGAAGAACCTCAACGGCGGTAAgggggggcttggggggggcTGCACCCCGCGTCTGGATGAGGCTGGGGTGCAAAAAATGGGGAGAATACACTGGCTGCCATCGTCCTCTGGCCAGTGCTGAGTTCCTGCAGGTGCCTGTCCTGGGGACCATCCATCCTTGGAGCATCCATCCCTGGGAAAATCCATCCCTGGGATCATCCCTCCTGCTGGGGGTCCCCGCAGCCACCTCCCCTCACCCATTTGGGCTGGCACAAGGATGACAAGGGATATTTTCTGCACCTCCAAGCTTACGGGGGGGTATTTTCTCTGaccccccaccctccccattttgttttccaggccAGCGCCATTCCCCGCTGTCCCAGTGCCACTCCCCACTCTCCCAGTGCCACTCCCCGCTGTCCCAGTGCCACTCCCCGCTGTCCCACTGCCACTCCCCACTCTCCCAGTGCCACTCCCCACTCTCCCAGTGCCATTCCCCAGCCCAGCAACGCCGCTCCCCCGCCCCGCAGTGCCCCTCGCCCGTCCCACCGGGCCGTTCTCCCGCACCCCAGTGCCAATCCCCAGCTCTTCAGCGACGCTCGCCGGGACCCCCCAGCCAATCTCCAGCCCAGCAACGTCGCTCTCCAGCCCCCGGCCCCTGCCAATCCCCTGCCCAGCAGCGCCGGTCCCCGGTGCCTCCCTCCAGCCAGTCTCCCGCCCAGCAGCGCCGGTCCCCAGCCCCACCGCCTTGCCCGTCTCCGGCTTCGGCGTCACCCCACCGGCTGCCCGGGGAGAGGATGGAGCTGGGATACCCCAAACCTTCCAGCCGCCACGTCAAAGCTGGCTTCCAGGGTCGCCGCAGCTACTCGGAGGTGACCAACGTGGCCCTGTACCAGCAGAGCCGCTCGCTCTGGCTCCAGCCCGAAGCCTCGACGCTCCCCAAGCCCCGGCCCTACGTAGGCGAGGTGTACATGGGGGGGCCGGGGGCTCCCCTGAGCTCCCACGAGCACTTCGAGGAGCACGTGCGCTTCGAGAAGCAATCGTCGGATGAAGAGGAGTGggctctccccagcccccccagccccgagGCCGGGGCCATCCGCTGCGCTTCCTTCTGTGCCGGTTTCCCCGACGCCGACGCCGTGCACCGAGCGGCCGCTGCCTACGCCCGGGCAGAGCACGCCCAGTCCTGGCCCTCCATCAATGTAAGCAGGacccccccacctcccaggGGATGTATCGTGGTGGGTTGTGGGGCGGGGAGAGGCAAAGaaaccccacacacacaccccacgCAGGCAGGGTGGTCACAGTCTCCACATTCGTGGGGATCCCAGCCTGCAACcgtgctggggaggaggaagggggtgggggaaatggggaagggggggaaaggggtGTGGAATTGAGGGCGGTGGGCTCAGTGGCACTCTGTGTGTCCCCGgcccgcagctgctgctggagacgGTGGACTCGGAGGTGCGGAGCTGCCCGCTGTGCCAGCTCGCCTTCCCCATCGGCTACCCGGACGATGCCCTGGTGAAGCACATCGACTCCCACCTGGAAAATAGCAAGATCTGAGCTCCCCCACACCCTCCCCCGTCCCTCACTacacaccccccctccccctcccctcacccTGCCCCGGTCTTTGGATGCTGCATGGAAACACACAAGGAGCCCCCACGGCTCCTGAAATACCTCCAAGTCTTCAGTAGCTACGGAAAGACTGAGCCCCCCCCTCACCCTGTAAGTGGGCTCCTCTGCTAACCCCCCCCCTCATGCCTCCCCTGCATCCACACCCGGTTTGGATGCTGGAATGGGGGTGCTGGGACAATGCTGTTCCGTGGGTAgggggggctgctggaggggtCTTGTCTGTGCCCTCGGGTGTTGCTGCTTGATCTCAG
This genomic stretch from Apus apus isolate bApuApu2 chromosome 25, bApuApu2.pri.cur, whole genome shotgun sequence harbors:
- the TBKBP1 gene encoding TANK-binding kinase 1-binding protein 1, producing the protein MDSMFEDDISILTQEALGQDEDWLDSPNTDLSGEMCSASHFALITAYDDIKNRLTGLERENSTLKRRLKMYEVKYPLIGEFGEEHIFSLYEAKETSLLKSEKASLQQQLNQFQHELQKSKEREEQLEEMIQAYEKLCVEKADLETELGEMRALVETHLSRIRSLEQQLRQREGSTFPLPGQEVPFLALHPSPGLTHVLERAGGWQSRGLEAELEAARQESQRAQHREEHLKAECERLQAELKHLQDTREQDQSERDMAWVKKVGDDQVNLALAYTELTEELCRLRNLSSLQSQILRALLQEKNLNGGQRHSPLSQCHSPLSQCHSPLSQCHSPLSHCHSPLSQCHSPLSQCHSPAQQRRSPAPQCPSPVPPGRSPAPQCQSPALQRRSPGPPSQSPAQQRRSPAPGPCQSPAQQRRSPVPPSSQSPAQQRRSPAPPPCPSPASASPHRLPGERMELGYPKPSSRHVKAGFQGRRSYSEVTNVALYQQSRSLWLQPEASTLPKPRPYVGEVYMGGPGAPLSSHEHFEEHVRFEKQSSDEEEWALPSPPSPEAGAIRCASFCAGFPDADAVHRAAAAYARAEHAQSWPSINLLLETVDSEVRSCPLCQLAFPIGYPDDALVKHIDSHLENSKI